The Enterobacter huaxiensis sequence GGTATTTGATCCACTGGTACTTAACGGAGATGAAGCCGCTGCTGGGCGATGAAACCGTTGATGCCCTGCGACAGTCCTGTTTCTTTGCAAAACAGCTTTCCGATGGTCGCGACAACCCCCTCTTCCGTACCGTGGTGCCGCGTGAAGGTCTTCTTGTTCGCCGTACCTGCTGTCAGCGCTATCGCCTGCCGGACGTACAGCAGTGCGGGGATTGTACGCTGAAGTAGTGCCATTAATTGCCCGGTGGCGCTTCGCTTACCGGGCCTACAGCTCCTCAACACGTAGGCCGGGTAAGGCGCAGCCGCCACCCGGCACAAACGACTCAGGCTACCTGCTGATTTTCCTCTTCAGCGTTACGCTGCGCTTCTTCCGCTTCCTGCTCCAGCAGTTGCTTCTCGTACACCTTAAAGAACGGGAAGTAGATAATGGCCGATACGCAGGCCAGCACTATCACCAGAATAGCGGCACGGAAATCCCAGCCCAGCGCCCATGCAGCCCCGACCGGCGCCGGTGCCGTCCAAGGCACAACGGAAATCACGCGGCCAATCAAATCTAACTTCATCACTCCCCATGCCAGCACGGCGTTAACCATTGGCGCCAGCAGGAACGGAATAAAGAACACCGGGTTCATCACAATCGGCGTGCCGAAGATGACGGGTTCGTTGATGTTGAAGAAGCTTGGCACCACGCTCAGACGGCCAATCGAACGCAGGTGCGCGGAGCGGCTGCGCAGGTAGCAGATAACCAGCCCCATCGTTGCACCCGAACCGCCGATAACAATAAAGAACGTCCAGAACGCTTCCATAAAGATGTGCGGCAGCGCCTCCCCGGCGGCAAGCGCAGTCTGGTTTGCCCCCAGGTTTGTCAGCCAGAACATTTGCAGCATTCCGGAGACAATTGCCGCACCGTGGATCCCGGCAAACCACAGCAGGTGACCAATCAACACCGCCAGCAGGATAGCAGGCAGGGAGTCAGCGGCGGAAACCAGCGGTTTAAAGATAGACATGATGGCCTGCGGGATCAGCATGCCAAACTCAGACTGAATCAACAGGCTCAGCGGGTAAAGCGTCAGCACAACCACCAGCACCGGAATCAGCAGGTCAAAGGAGTTTTTGATCATCGGTGGCACCTGGTCAGGCAGGCGAATACCGATGTTGTGCGCCTTCAGAAAACGCATCAATTCAACGCAGTAAACGGCCACCAGGATGGCGGTGAAGATCCCCGTCCCGCCCAGGCTATCTACCGGCAGCGTCCCTTTGGTTTTGGGTGCCGCAACCAGCAGAAACGCCATCAGCGACAGCATGGCGCACATGAACGGGTCTAACTGATGCGATTTTACATAGTGTTTGCCAAGGTTGTAGGCGATAGCCGCACAGATATAAATGGACATGATGCCCATGGTCATATCAAACGGGGTGAGGATTTGTCCTTCAAACTGCTTCGCCATGTCCAGCCAGGCGCGAGCGAACCCCCAGGTGGTATCAGGGGAGAACGGAGGATAAGCGAACACCAACAAAAATGAGCCCACAATCATAAATGGCATCGCGGAAATGAACCCGTCGCGGATTGCCATAACATGACGCTGGGAGGAGATCCGCCCGGCTATCGGGCTTACGTAATTCTCAACGAAACGAAATATCAGATTGAACGCAGCATGGTTGGCAGACATAGCAGATCTCCTGTCAGACGTTGGTTACGGGCGTATTCGCGCCACACGTTGTGCCATACATCAGCTTCACAACCATGCTGGCTCGGGTACCAGCGGTACTGCTCAGACGGAATGGTTTCATAATTTGCTCTTATTATTGGATACAGGGAACGTTACGTACTCAGTATTAATCTATGCTTCACGCTCTGCAACCGGTTACTGTAACCGGTTTCCGTGAATGTGAAGGCGATCCAGAAATCAGCGGAACGGGATATTTGTTACGGAAGAGATATTTACAGAGCATAATTTCTTATGACAGATTACGCAGGATATTTGTCAGGAGGAAACAATGAGTTTGCAGTCTGTACAGCAGTTTTTTGCCGACAACGCGCCGGATGTCGAAATCATAGAGCTAAGCCAAAGCACCGCGACCGTGGCCCTTGCTGCTGCTGCTCACAACGTTGAACCGGGTCAAATCGCCAAGACGCTTTCGCTAAAGGTTAAAAATGAGGTCATTCTGGTGGTCGCTAAGGGTGACGCGCGCCTGGATAACAAAAAGCTAAAGGACGCATTCGGTGCGAAAGCGCGCATGCTCAGCAGTGATGAAGTCGTAACCGTTACGGGCCATCCCGTCGGAGGCGTTTGCCCTTTTGGGCTTGAGAACCCGCTTTCGGTTTACTGCGACGTGTCATTGAAACAGTACGCGGAAGTACTGCCCGCTGCCGGGGCCATTCACAGTGCAGTGCGTATTTCCCCGGACAGAATGGCCGAATTGACCTCAGCGAAATGGGTGGATGTCTGCAGTTGATCGCAGCGCCAGAATCACTCTGGCGCACGTCGGTCAGTCATGAAAATGAGGAAACGTTCAGCACAGAACGACGCGACTCCCAGGCGGGCAGATGAGCCAGAATATCGGCCGCATCCAGTAATCCCACGTCAGAATTAACGCCCAGCTTAACCATCGCGTTAAATTTATGTGCCCGAATGGTTTTAATATTACGCTCAAGCCGCGCTGCTATTTCAGGGATCGAATAGCCAGACGACATATAACGCAGAATCGCCCGCTCCGTGGGGCTCAGCATCCGGTTCTGGCTCACATACCAGTGATTGAACATGTTGTCGTTTACCCGGTGCGTTTCATTGAGCAGCACTATCAGACCTTCCAGCAGTTTCTCAAGCGAAAGCGATTTACTGATAACCCCGTGAAGACGAGAAGGAGAAAGGTGGCTGACCAGCCTCGCCTCGACCTCTCCAGCCGCCAGCACGATGCGCTGGATATCACCGTGTGAGAATGTCAGATCTCGCAGGTATGCCAGACAATTACGACGTTCCTCGCGCGCATCGGATAGCGAGTATATAACCGCGTAAAATGAGGTGTGGGAAAGCGCATCTTTGAAGCTATCGAAGCGGCTAAAAAGATGCATTTGAAAACTGCTGAGCGCGGGCAGAGCAAAAAAATGCTGCAGCCCCACGGCACTCATTGCGCAATTTTCAATGACGGCGATATGTCTTGTTGCAAGGGTCTTTTCCATTCATCAAAATCTCCATAGGCCGACATTAAACTCAGTTCCCGCATTCCCTGGGTACTGCTGATCCACGCATACATATCGGCGTTGCTGCGCAGGGATAACCGCCGCATCGCACTGTTTTTCTGCGCACTGATCGTTTTATTACTTTTCTTCAATAACGTAGCGATCTGATTAATGCCCCACCCTTTTCCCAGCAGCCGTAATACTTTGCGCTCTGAATGAGTGAGTGCGATAAAATTCTCAGTCTCTTCGTCCAAATCGGGTCTTTCTGGCATTAATAAGGTCTGGCTGATCCGTTCGGCACGTTCGCTACCGGCTCGAATAGCGCTTATCACGCCCTCAATGGGCTCCATATCTGAAAGCAATGTACTTTCAGGGCGCATAAGCAGCTCGATCGCCAACGGGTAGAGAGGACGAGAGACTAAAAATATCCAGTGAACATCCCGGTACTGATTGAGCAGCCCGTAATATTGCTCAAGCGTGCCACGCGGATTTCGGTAATCACCTGAAATATCGGCAATGATTACCCCAGCACGGCGTAACTGCAGCAGCGTTAGCTCCTGTATAGAGCGACAATAGGTCATCTCATAGTCAGGGAAATGACGCGTCATCACCCCGCCTAGCCCGGCCTGCATCACCGGTACCTTACTTATTACAACTCCGTGTTTACCCTCTAACGGCAACATAGAACCTCCGAGTCCATTCTTCTTTTACTAAATAGCGTTCAAACGCATCTTGATAAGATATATTCCATCCCTGAGCGCAAACGGATTAATTCTGCCCGATGTTGAGAATATCTTGATATGATTAAGAAATACCCAAAACGGCGTTAATATCTCATAAATGACAATCAAATTTAATTGCATCGACCTGAAAAGAACGAAAACATAAAATTAGAAATACTTAATATATAAACGCTATATTTTATTTTTAACCATTCATGCAATTAATATATTCACGTTTTCCCTTTCGTCAGCAGATATCCGCCTGTTTGCATAAAGCTTGATCTAACCCAGAGCAAGAGAGCGTACATTTTGTGCTAAAAGTAAGCATTCTGAGCCTACAGGCAGGCTTTTCACCTTCTTTTCAGGGCAAGACATGCAGGCAGATCGGTCAACGCAGCGTGCCGCTACGCGGCTATGCATTCAGTGCGGGCTTTTTCTCTTACAGCACGGTGCGGAAAGCGCGCTGGTCGAGGAGCTTTCAACGCGTCTTGGGGTCGCGCTGGGGATGGACAGCGTTGAAAGTTCCATCTCGTCAAACGCCATTGTCCTCACCACCATTAAAGACGGTCAGTGCCTGACCTCCACGCGCAAGAACCACGATCGCGGCATCAATATGCACGTCGTCACGGAGGTACAGCATATTGTCATTATGGCGGAGCACAGGCTCCTTGACCTGAAGGATATCGATAAACGCTTCAACCAAATCAAACCGTTACGTTATCCGCGGTGGCTGGTGGTCCTGATGGTGGGGCTCTCCTGCGCCTGTTTCTGTAAGCTGAATCAGGGCGGCTGGGACGGAGCAGCCATAACGTTTTTGGCCAGCGGCATCGCCATGTACGTTCGCCAGCTTCTGACCCACCGGCAGCTGCACCCGCAAATCAATTTCTGCGCTACCGCGTTTGTTGCCACGACGGTTTCTGGCCTGCTGTTGCGCCTGCCGCAGTTTGCCAGCACGCCCACCGTCGCCATGGCCGCCAGCGTGCTTTTGCTGGTACCCGGCTTTCCGTTGATTAACGCCGTTGCCGACATGTTCAAAGGACACATTAATACCGGGCTGGCGCGCTGGGCGATCGCCAGCCTTCTGACGCTGGCCACCTGTATCGGCGTGGTGATGGCGATGACGCTGTGGGGGTTACGCGGATGGGCGTGATTGAATTAGTGCTCGCACTGGCGCAGGACATGCTCCTGGCCGCCATTCCCGCCGTCGGCTTTGCGATGGTCTTCAACGTGCCACAGCGCGCACTGCCCTGGTGTGCGCTGCTGGGTGCAATTGGCCACGGTTCGCGAATGGTGATGATGACGGCAGGTTTTAATATCGAGTGGTCGACGTTTATGGCTTCGATGCTGGTGGGCTGCATTGGCATTCAGTGGTCGCGCTGGTATCTGGCGCATCCGAAGGTGTTCACCGTCGCCGCCGTTATTCCCATGTTTCCAGGCATCTCCGCCTATACGGCCATGATTTCAGCGGTGAAGATCGGCCATTTTGGCTACAGCGAGCCGCAGATGATCCTTCTGCTGAGTAACTTTCTGAAGGCCTCTTCCATTGTCGGGGCTCTTTCCATCGGGCTGTCTATCCCCGGTTTGTGGCTGTATCGCAAACGCCCACGCGTTTGATATTTGTGTTATTTCGCTGCCGTGGGGATAATCCCCTCTTTCCGTTTGGTGACGATAAGGAAAGGATGTGGCTAACCCTGGCAGCGAACACCCCGAGTACCATGACGAATCCAGCCTGAAGGATAAAATATTTCAGAGCGCGATCGCCCTGTTTGCCGAGTATGGGCTAAACGGTGCCCGCATGGAGCAAATCGCCGAGAAAGCAGGCACCACCAAGCGGATGGTGGTGTATCACTTTAAGAATAAAGAGAACCTGTACCTTCTGGCTCTTGAGTACGTTTACACCCAAATCCGCGCCAGCGAGAAACAGCTGAGCCTTGCCGGCATGCCGCCTGTCGAAGCACTGGTGCATCTGGTTGAAGCCACCTTTGACTACCATGCCGACCACCCGGACTACATTCGCATCATCTGCATGGAAAACATGCAGCGCGGTCGCTTTATGCAGCAGTCCAGCTACCTGCGCCAGGTCAACCGCAGCGCGCTGGAACTGCTGGAAGCCATCCTCCAGCGGGGGAAAGAGAAGCAGTTATTCAACCAGACGGTCGATGCGCGCGACCTTCACCGCCTGATCAGCAGCTTCAGCTTCCACTACGTCGCCAACAGCTACACGTTTACCCTGCTCTTTGAGGACGGCGCGGACGAAGCGGCGCAGCGCCAGCACTACCGAAAAATGGCGGTTCAGGTGGCACTTCGCTACACCTGCCCATAAAATAGCTTGCAATTATATTGCGCACTATTTATATTCATCTCATGAACGCAAAAACGAACGACACCACCGCCGCGCTCCTGCTGGATAACCAGCTCTGTTTTGCCCTCTACTCGGCAAACCTGGCGCTCAACAAGCTGTACCGGCAACTGCTGGCACCGCTGAACCTGACCTACCCGCAATACCTCGTCATGCTGGTGCTGTGGGAGCAGGACGACGTCACGGTGTCGGACATCGGCGAACGCCTGTTTCTTGACTCCGCCACGCTGACGCCGCTGTTGAAGCGTCTCGAAAGCGCCGGGCTGATCCTGCGTCAGCGCTCCCGTAAAGACGAGCGCCAGGTCGCAGTCACCCTGAGCGATGCGGGGCGTGCGCTTCAGCAGCAGGCGGTTGGGATCCCCCACGCGGTAGGATGTGCAGCGCAGTGTGATACCGACACGATGCTGGCCCTTAAGCAGCAGCTCGAACATTTGCGTCAACAGTTACACCGCGCGTAAAGCTATACTTTACGCGTTATTATTACCCATATATATCGCACGCTATTTAATAGCATATATAAACGTAAGATGAGGAACCTGCCATGTCTTTAGAAAAAGTTGTCTACACTGCCAAAGCAAAAGCAACCGGAGGCCGTGACGGCCGCGCCACCTCTTCCGATGGCGTTCTGGACGTTAAGCTGGGTGTGCCAAAAGAGATGGGCGGCATGGGTGGCGACGTCACCAACCCGGAACAGCTGTTCGCCGCGGGCTACTCGGCCTGCTTCCTGGGTGCGATGAAGTTCGTGGCCGCACGCGACAAATTCTCCCTGCCGAAAGATGCCTTTATTGAAGGCGAAGTGGGTATCGGCCCGCTGCCAACCGGTTTTGGTATTGAAGCAAAGCTGAATATTCACGTAGAAGGGATGGATGCAGCCGAAGCTAAAAAACTGGTGGATGCGGCACACATCGTCTGCCCGTACTCCAACGCCACGCGCGGCAATATCGACGTTACGCTGAACATCATCGCGTGATAAATGCCTGATGGCGCTGTGCTTATCAGGCCTACAAATGTAGCCCCGGTAAGCGCAGCGCCACCGGGGAAATCCCCTCCATTCCCTCCTCCTCTCTGTGCTACCATAAGCCCCTATCACGCCCGTAGTAATCAGCAGAGAAAGTGTTATGTCCTCCAGAATCCTGACAACCAGCATCGCTGGCATTGATGCCTTTATGCGTGACCCGCGCGGCGTGCTGAGCAATGCCGAAGGCGGTACGATCGCCGTGTTTGCCGACAACGCCCCGGCGTTTTACGCAATCACGCCGGAGCGTCTGGCGCAGCTTCTGGATATCGAAGCGCGCCTGTCGCGCCCGGCAAGCGATGTCACCCTGGATAACCAGTTCTTCGACGAACCGGGTAACGCGCCCGTGGCCGTGCCGATGGGAAAATTCCCGATGTACGCTGGCTGGCAGCCGGACGCCGATTTTCAGCGTCAGGCAGCCTTATGGGGCATCGCACTCTCGCAGCCCGTTACGCCCGAAGAGCTGGCCGCATTTACCGCGTACTGGCAGGCTGAAGGCAAAGTGTTCCACCATGTTCAATGGCAGCAAAAGCTGGCGCGCAGCATTCAAATTAACCGCGCCAGCAATAATGGCCAGCCCAAGCGCGATATCAACGCGTTTTCAGAACCGGATAAACAGATCCCTAACGGATTCCGAGGTGCGAAATGAAAAACGTCGGCGACCTGATGAAACGTCTGCAAAAAATGATGCCTGCTAACGTAAAACCCGCCTTTACGACGGGTGAAGAGCTGTTGGCCTGGCAAAAAGAGCAGGGAGAGATCCGGGCTGCAGCCCTGGCCCGTGAGAACCGCGCGATGAAAATGCAGCGCACGTTCAATCGCTCGGGTATCCGCCCCCTGCATCAGAACTGTTCGTTCGATAACTATAAAGTCGAGTCCCAGGGACAGATGAATGCCCTTAGCCAGGCACGTCAGTACGTGGATGAGTTCGACGGCAACATCGCCAGCTTCATCTTCAGCGGCAAGCCCGGCACCGGAAAAAACCACCTTGCGGCCGCCATTTGCAACGAGCTGCTGCTGCGCGGAAAATCGGTCTTAATTATCACCGTGGCGGATATTATGTCCGCGATGAAAGACACCTTCAGCAATCGCGAAACCAGCGAAGAACAGCTGCTGAACGATTTGAGTAACGTCGACCTGCTGGTCATTGACGAGATTGGCGTGCAGACCGAATCCCGCTACGAAAAAGTGATCATCAACCAGATCGTTGACCGTCGCTCTTCGTCTAAACGCCCGACCGGCATGCTGACGAACCACAATATTGATGAAATGACCCGCCTGCTGGGCGAGCGCGTGATGGACCGTATGAAGCTTGGCAACAGCCTGTACGTCATCTTCGACTGGGATAGCTATCGCAGCCGCGTCACCGGCAAAGAGTATTAAGACATTTCCAGGGATCGCCGGTGGCCCGGAGGTATATACTGGTGCCACTTCCGGCCCCAAACGGACCTTTTTGAGTAAGTCATTATGAAAAAACAGTTACCGATCGTCACACTTTTAGGCGTAATGCTGGCTACCGGCGCGGTGCAGGCAGCGTCATGGCAGGAGTCACTATCCAGCGCAGCAAGCGAGCTGACCAAAGAGAGCGGCAGTTCTCAGGGCGGGCTGTCAGCCTCTTCCCTCACCAGCCTGCTGGGTAACAGCTCCCAGAGCCTGAGCGCGGGCACGATGAACAACGCGGCGGGTATTCTGGAGTATTGTGCGAAGCAGAAGCTGGCCTCCGTGACCGATACCCAAAACATCAAAAATCAGGTGCTCGGTAAGCTGGGTCTGGATACGCAGGAACAGAAAGCGGACACCAACTACATGGACGGCATTCAGGGCCTGCTGAACGCGCAAAACGGCCAGCAGCTTAATCTGAGCACCCTCGGTAACTCTTCGCTGGCGAAACAGGTGAAAACCAAAGCCTGCGATCTGGTGCTGAAACAAGGGGTTAATTTCCTCTCCTGACCGTCCGCCTTTTCTGCCACAACACGCCGCGTTTATTACGATAGTCTTACAACGCGGCGTGAGAGACGTGTTTTCCCCCCCTTTCACCCTCTCAGCCTGTGCATGCCAGGATGCGACCGCCTTCAAAAAATCGATTTTATAAACCAAATCCTAACAACTGCACACTTTCGTGACGCTAAAATTGCAGCTAAACGACATCGCCATTACATTGTGTTACCCAAAAAATAATCTCTTAGCGGGCTAAGTGCCTGGCATCATGAGGATATGCTGTTGTCAGAATTAATGTCCCTTATCCTTTTTTTGGCTTCCATCGGCGTTTACGCCTGGAAAGCCGGCCGTAACACCTGGTGGTTTGTCGCCACGCTGGTGGTACTCGGCATTTTTATTGTTTTGAACATTACCCTCTACGCCAGCGACTATTTTACCGGAGACGGTATTAACGATGCGGTGCTCTATACCCTCACCAACAGCCTGACGGGCGCCGGAGTTAGTAAGTACATACTTCCCGGCCTGGGAGTCGTCGTGGCGCTGGTTGCTATTTTTGGCACGCTCGCCTGGGTGCTGCGTCGTCGTCGCCATCATCCACATCATCATGGCTATAGCCTGCTGGCGCTGTTCCTGGCGCTGGCGTCCGTTGATGCCAGCCCGGCATTCCATCAGATTACCGAGCTGGTCAAATCCCAGTCCCGCGATGGCGATCCGGACTTCGTGGCGTACTACAAAGAGCCGGCGAAGAAGATCGACAACCCGAAGCTCAACCTGGTCTATATCTACGGCGAGAGTCTTGAACGCACCTATTTTGATAACGATGCTTTCCCGAACCTGACGCCCGATCTCGGCGCGCTGAAGGATCAGGGTCTCGACTTTAGCAAGACCATGCAGTTACCGGGCACCGATTACACCATCGCCGGCATGGTTGCCTCCCAGTGCGGCATCCCGCTGTTCGCGCCTTTTGAAGGCAATGCGTCAGCGTCCATGTCGAGCTTTTTCCCGCAGAATATCTGCCTCGGCGATATCCTGAAAAATTCCGGCTACGAAAACTACTTTATGCAGGGCGCAAACCTGCGCTTTGCCGGCAAAGATGTGTTCCTGAAATCCCATGGATTTGACCATCTTTACGGCTCAGAAGAGTTAAAAACCACCGTTGCGGACCCCGCCTACCGCAATGACTGGGGCTTCTACGACGATACCGTTCTGGATGAAACCTGGAAAAAATTCGAGGAACTCTCCCGCGCTGGCAAGCGTTTCTCCCTCTTTGCCCTGACCGTAGATACCCACCATCCCGATGGGTTTGTGTCGCGCTCCTGCAAGCGTAAAAGCTATGACGTTGACGGCAAAAACAACAAGTCCTTTAGCGCCGTCACCTGCAGTCAGGAGCATATCGCCGCGCTCATTGAGAAAATCAAAGCCTCGCCGTACTTCAAAAACACGGTGATTGTCGTCTCGTCTGACCATCTGGCGATGAAAAACAGCGCCTGGGATGAACTGAACAAGCTGGACCGCAGCAATCTGTTCTTCGTCATGCGCGGCGACAAGCCCCAGCAGGAGGTCATTGCCACCAAGCGTAACTCAATGGATAACGGCGCAACGGTGCTGGATATTCTGGGGGGCGATAACTTTATTGGTCTGGGCCGCAGCACGCTGTCAGGTCAGTCCCTGTCGGAAGTATTCCTCAACATGAAGGAGAAAATCCTGGCGTGGAAGCCGGACATCATCCGTCTGTGGAACTTCCCGAAAGAGATGAAGGATTTCACCATCGATGGGGACAAAAACACCATCGCCTTCTCTGGAAGCCACTTCCGCCTGCCGCTGCTGCTGCGCGTCTCGGACAAACGCGTTGAGCCGCTGCCAGAGAGTGAATACTCTGCCCCGCTGCGCTTCCAGCTGGCCGATTTCGCCCCGCGCGATAACTTTGTCTGGGTCGATAAGTGCTACAAAATGGGCCAGCTCTGGTCACAGCCGCTGTCGCTCTCGACCGACTGGTGCGTCTCGCAGGGGCAGCTTGGCGGGGAACAGAAGGTCCAGCATGTCGATCAGGCCCAGTGGAAAGGGAAAACCGCGTTTAAGGATACGGTTATCGACACGGCGCGCTATCAGCGCAACGTCGACCTGCTGAAAATAGTCGATAACGACATTCGCTACAAAGCGGACAGCTTTATCTTTAACGTCGCGGGCGCGCCGGAGGAGGTAAAACAGTTCAGCGGTATCTCGCGCCCTGAGTCCTGGGGGCGCTGGTCCAACGCCCAGCTGGGAGATGAGGTGAAGATTGAGTATACCCATCCGCTGCCGGAAAAATTCGACCTGGTGATCACCGCGAAGGCCTTTGGCCCTAACGCCAGCCGCCCCATTCCTGTGCGGGTGGGTGATAAAGAGCAGATCCTGACGCTTGGAAATGACGTCTCTACCACCACGCTGCATTTTGAAAACCCGTCACGCAGCAATACCGTGGAGATCGTGCCGCCGGCTCCGCAATCCACAAACGAAGGCAATATCCTCGGGCACTCGCCGCGCCAGATTGGCATCGGCATGGTTGAAATCAAAATCGTCAACAGCGAAAGTTAGCCAACCCTCCGCCCGGCGTCCTGCCGGGCGAGCTTTTATAAATAGATAAAGCTTTATATCGTTTATAAATAAGCTTAAATCACTATATTTAATCTCTTTTTATTTATAAATATTCTTATATAAAGACAAAAAGTAGCATATGACCCCAGTAAACACTGACGAGGTCATACGCAGTTTCATCATGTTAACCGGCTACAAATTCGAATCCATCCGGGCGCTGCACAC is a genomic window containing:
- the opgB gene encoding phosphatidylglycerol--membrane-oligosaccharide glycerophosphotransferase, encoding MSELMSLILFLASIGVYAWKAGRNTWWFVATLVVLGIFIVLNITLYASDYFTGDGINDAVLYTLTNSLTGAGVSKYILPGLGVVVALVAIFGTLAWVLRRRRHHPHHHGYSLLALFLALASVDASPAFHQITELVKSQSRDGDPDFVAYYKEPAKKIDNPKLNLVYIYGESLERTYFDNDAFPNLTPDLGALKDQGLDFSKTMQLPGTDYTIAGMVASQCGIPLFAPFEGNASASMSSFFPQNICLGDILKNSGYENYFMQGANLRFAGKDVFLKSHGFDHLYGSEELKTTVADPAYRNDWGFYDDTVLDETWKKFEELSRAGKRFSLFALTVDTHHPDGFVSRSCKRKSYDVDGKNNKSFSAVTCSQEHIAALIEKIKASPYFKNTVIVVSSDHLAMKNSAWDELNKLDRSNLFFVMRGDKPQQEVIATKRNSMDNGATVLDILGGDNFIGLGRSTLSGQSLSEVFLNMKEKILAWKPDIIRLWNFPKEMKDFTIDGDKNTIAFSGSHFRLPLLLRVSDKRVEPLPESEYSAPLRFQLADFAPRDNFVWVDKCYKMGQLWSQPLSLSTDWCVSQGQLGGEQKVQHVDQAQWKGKTAFKDTVIDTARYQRNVDLLKIVDNDIRYKADSFIFNVAGAPEEVKQFSGISRPESWGRWSNAQLGDEVKIEYTHPLPEKFDLVITAKAFGPNASRPIPVRVGDKEQILTLGNDVSTTTLHFENPSRSNTVEIVPPAPQSTNEGNILGHSPRQIGIGMVEIKIVNSES